The following coding sequences lie in one Sphingobium sp. KCTC 72723 genomic window:
- a CDS encoding DNA-directed RNA polymerase subunit alpha yields the protein MTVNMKNWQELKKPNALEIKPTSDGKRKATFVAEPLERGFGLTLGNALRRVLLSSLQGAAVTSIKIENVLHEFSSLAGVREDVTDIVLNIKQVALRMEGDGPKRLQLSATGPAVVKAGDISVVGDIEVMNPDLVICHLDQGATLNMELTADVGKGYVPAVANRPADAPIGLIPIDALYSPVRQVAYKVDNTRVGQELDYDKLSLTVETDGTVTPEDAVAFAARILQDQLQLFVHFEDALPTAAPSQGGHAVASASEGESDTNQINRYLLKKVDELELSVRSANCLKNDNIIYIGDLVQKTEAEMLRTPNFGRKSLNEIKEVLSSMGLRLGMDIPGWPPENIEEMAKKLEQELLG from the coding sequence TCGAAATCAAGCCGACCAGCGATGGCAAGCGCAAGGCGACGTTCGTTGCCGAACCGCTTGAGCGCGGTTTTGGCCTGACGCTCGGCAATGCGTTGCGGCGGGTTCTTCTTTCCTCGCTCCAGGGCGCGGCGGTCACCTCGATCAAGATCGAGAACGTCCTGCACGAATTCTCGTCGCTCGCTGGCGTGCGTGAGGACGTGACCGACATCGTCCTCAACATCAAGCAGGTTGCCCTGCGCATGGAAGGCGACGGGCCAAAGCGGCTCCAGCTGTCCGCGACCGGCCCGGCCGTGGTGAAGGCAGGCGACATCAGCGTCGTCGGCGACATCGAAGTGATGAACCCGGACCTGGTGATCTGTCACCTGGACCAGGGCGCAACGCTGAACATGGAACTGACCGCTGACGTCGGCAAGGGCTATGTCCCCGCCGTCGCCAACCGTCCCGCCGACGCGCCCATCGGCCTGATCCCGATCGACGCGCTCTATTCGCCGGTCCGTCAGGTCGCCTACAAGGTGGACAACACCCGCGTCGGCCAGGAACTGGACTATGACAAGCTGTCGCTGACCGTCGAAACCGACGGCACGGTAACGCCTGAGGACGCCGTGGCCTTTGCCGCGCGCATTCTTCAGGACCAGCTTCAGCTGTTCGTCCACTTCGAAGACGCGCTGCCCACCGCCGCCCCGTCGCAGGGTGGCCATGCGGTCGCATCGGCTTCGGAAGGCGAGAGCGACACCAACCAGATCAACCGCTATCTTCTCAAGAAGGTGGACGAACTGGAACTGTCGGTCCGCTCGGCCAACTGCCTCAAGAACGACAACATCATCTATATCGGCGATCTGGTTCAAAAGACCGAAGCCGAGATGCTGCGCACCCCCAATTTCGGCCGCAAGTCGCTGAACGAAATCAAGGAAGTGCTGTCGTCCATGGGCTTGCGCCTGGGCATGGACATCCCCGGATGGCCGCCTGAAAATATCGAGGAAATGGCCAAGAAGCTCGAACAAGAGCTGCTGGGCTGA
- the rplQ gene encoding 50S ribosomal protein L17: MRHRMGQRKLQRASGHRTALLRNLAAALIKHEQIQTTTPKAKELRPYVEKLITLAKKGGLSNRRLADARLKDDAQLIKLFDTLAERYKDRNGGYTRVIKAGIRASDAAPMAIIELVDRDVSAKGQDSGPVQSADEDEYEAA, translated from the coding sequence ATGCGTCACAGAATGGGTCAGCGCAAGCTGCAACGCGCTTCGGGTCATCGTACCGCCCTGCTGCGCAACTTGGCCGCAGCGCTCATCAAGCATGAGCAGATTCAGACCACCACGCCCAAGGCGAAGGAACTGCGTCCCTACGTCGAAAAGCTGATCACGCTGGCGAAGAAGGGTGGCCTGTCCAACCGTCGTCTGGCCGATGCGCGCCTGAAGGACGATGCGCAGCTGATCAAGCTGTTCGACACGCTGGCCGAACGCTACAAGGACCGCAACGGTGGCTACACCCGCGTGATCAAGGCCGGTATCCGCGCTTCGGACGCAGCACCGATGGCGATCATCGAACTGGTCGACCGCGACGTCAGCGCCAAGGGCCAGGACAGCGGCCCGGTGCAGAGCGCCGATGAGGATGAATACGAAGCCGCATAA